The sequence GGTGAGGAAGGCGGGGACGACGAGGCTGAGGACGAGAACGGTTCGGCGTTGCATCAAGCTCCTACTTCTTCGAGCGTTCGACGTATCGCATCCTAAGGTCGTAAAGGAGCTGCGCAAGGAGCCGCTCCTCGTCGCCGGTGAGGTTGCCCTTCGTCTTCTCCTCGAGCAGGCCCAGCAGATCGATGTTCTGCTTCGCGAGCGGGA is a genomic window of Labilithrix sp. containing:
- a CDS encoding DUF1844 domain-containing protein, with amino-acid sequence MHLGEAPHPESNEVEQNLPLAKQNIDLLGLLEEKTKGNLTGDEERLLAQLLYDLRMRYVERSKK